In Candidatus Melainabacteria bacterium RIFOXYA2_FULL_32_9, one genomic interval encodes:
- a CDS encoding molecular chaperone DnaJ encodes MTKTDYYEILGVSKDASQEEIKRAFRKKARELHPDVNKAPDAEEKFKELGQAYEVLMDGDKRAMYDRYGHDGLKNAGYDYSGPFDFGFGDLNDILSSFFGGGFSGTRSRQHANSPLRGSDLRLDLQITFEEAVFGAEKNVEIEHLEACNTCNASGVEPGTTPITCSTCKGYGQIQQTTQTILGHFTQVSTCPACQGRGTSATPCKNCNGQGRKEVGKVLNVKIPKGVDTGNKLRINSEGDAGKNGGPAGDLYVVLLVQPHKSFKRDGVNIYLDYNISFPQATLGDEVEVETVDGKSHLKIHPGIQTGSILTIKSVGVPHLNNPNKRGDQFIRINLLTPTNITEEEKKLYKRLSEIQSEKNNKENIVDKIKGVFTGNSQ; translated from the coding sequence AAAAAAAGCTCGTGAACTTCATCCGGATGTAAATAAAGCGCCTGACGCTGAAGAGAAGTTTAAAGAACTAGGACAGGCTTATGAAGTTTTAATGGACGGGGATAAACGTGCTATGTACGACAGGTACGGGCATGATGGCTTGAAAAACGCAGGCTATGATTATTCTGGACCATTTGACTTTGGATTTGGTGATTTAAATGATATTTTATCCAGCTTTTTTGGAGGCGGATTTTCAGGCACCAGATCGAGACAACATGCCAATTCTCCACTAAGAGGCAGTGATTTAAGGCTTGATTTACAAATAACATTTGAAGAAGCAGTATTTGGTGCAGAAAAAAATGTAGAAATAGAGCATCTTGAGGCATGTAATACTTGTAATGCCTCGGGAGTTGAGCCAGGTACTACCCCAATTACTTGTAGCACCTGTAAAGGTTATGGTCAAATCCAACAAACAACTCAAACAATTTTAGGACACTTTACTCAGGTATCAACATGTCCTGCATGTCAGGGCAGAGGAACTTCTGCAACACCTTGTAAAAACTGCAATGGACAAGGACGTAAAGAAGTTGGTAAAGTCTTAAATGTAAAAATCCCTAAAGGTGTCGATACAGGCAACAAGCTTAGAATAAATTCAGAAGGCGATGCAGGTAAAAATGGTGGCCCTGCTGGGGATTTATATGTTGTTTTACTTGTACAACCGCATAAAAGCTTCAAAAGAGATGGTGTAAATATTTACCTGGATTATAATATAAGCTTCCCACAAGCAACATTAGGTGACGAAGTAGAAGTTGAAACAGTGGATGGAAAAAGTCATCTAAAAATACATCCAGGCATTCAAACTGGTTCTATTCTCACAATAAAAAGTGTTGGAGTCCCACACTTAAATAATCCAAACAAAAGAGGAGACCAATTTATTAGAATTAATTTACTTACTCCTACAAATATTACTGAAGAGGAAAAGAAATTATATAAACGATTAAGCGAAATTCAGAGTGAAAAAAATAATAAAGAAAATATTGTGGATAAAATAAAAGGTGTCTTTACAGGAAATAGTCAATAA